The genomic interval TCAGCACCGGGCCGAAGATCTCCTCGCGGGCGATGGTCATGTCGTTGGTGACGTTCGCGAACACGGTCGGTTTGACGTAATAGCCCTTGGTCAGGCCCTCGGGACGGCCGGTGCCGCCGGTCACCAGCGTGGCGCCCTCGTCGATGCCCTTCTGGATCAGCGCCTGGATCTTGTCGAACTGGGCACCCGACACCACGGGCCCCAGCGCGACGTCTCCGGTCGGATCACCCACGGACAGTTGCGAAGCCGCGTCCCGGGCCGCCGCGACGGCGTCGTCCATGCGGGTGCGCGGCACCAGCATCCGCGACAGTGCGCTGCAGGTCTGGCCGGAGTTGTTCATCAGGGTCGCGACCGCGCTGCCGACATTGGCCGCCAACCGCGCGTCGTCGAGGACGATGTTCGGGCTCTTGCCGCCCAGCTCCTGGGTGACCCGCTTGACGGTGGGCGCGGCGCTCCTGGCGATCTCGATGCCCGCGCGGGTGGAACCGGTGAAAGAGATCAGGTCCACGCCGGGATGCGCGGACAGCGGCGCGCCCACGCTCGGCCCGTCGCCCTGCACCAGATTGAAGACCCCGGCGGGAACGCCTGCGGCATCGAGGATCTCGGCGAAGATCTGCCCGCTGAACGGCGACTGTTCCGACGGCTTGAGCACCACCGCGCACCCGGCGGCCAGGGCCGGGAAGACCTTCACCGCGATCTGGTTCAGCGGCCAGTTCCACGGCGTGATCAGTCCGCACACCCCGATGGGCTCCTTGACGATCAGGGTGGCCCCGCGCGGCTGCTCGAACGAGTAGTTCTCCAGTACCTCGAGCACCGTGGCCAGATGCCCGGCGCCGAGGTCGACCTGGAAGCCGCCCGCCAGCGCGGCCGGGGCGCCCATCTCCTCGGTCAGCGCGGCGGCGAGATCCCCGCGGCGCCGGTCGTATTCGGCGCCGATCGCGCGCAATACCGCCAGCCGATCCACGACGGGGGTGGCCGCCCAGGCCGGGAACGCCTGCCGGGCGGCCGCGACCGCCAGGTCGACATCGGCGGCCGACCCGCGCGCGACCCGTCCGGCGATCTCCTCGGTGGCCGGGTTCACCACGTCGAACGTCTGTGCCGCGGCCGGATCGGTCCACTTGCCGCCGATGTAGAACTTCGAATACTCGCGCATCACTGCTGTCCTTCCGCGTACCAGGTGCGGAACTCGTCGTAGCTCGGCATTTCCTCCGAGTTCGCCTTCGGGTCGACGGCGACGTGGACGACGCCGGGCTTCCCGCTGGCGTAGGCCCGTTTGATCGCGGGTGCGATGTCCTCGTCGCGTTCGACGTATTCGCCGTAGCAGCCGAAGCCTTCGGCCACCTTGTCCAGCCGCACGTCCTTGCTCCAGTGCACGCCGGTCTCCAGCGACCCGTGCCCGAAGGTGCGCTTGTAGACACCGACCTCCAGCCCCCACGCGTAGTCCACGCCGACCACGCACACGAGCGGAAGATTAAGTCGCGCAGCGGTTTCCAGCTCGGCGATCTGGAACTGGAACGACGAGTCGCCGGTGACCAGCATGACCGGCCGCTTGCCGCCGTCGGCCACCGAGGCGCCCACGGCGTAGGGCAGGCCCGTGCCCAGATGGCCGAAGTTCTGGTTCCAGATCACGTCGTGGGGCTTGGCCTGCGAGTAGGTCCAGCCGAAGATCGTGGTGGCGCCGCCGTCGCGGACCATGATGCCGTCCGGCGGGAACGCCTTGGTGGCCTCCACGATCATCCGCGCGGGATGCACCGGGCTCGCGCCGGCGGGCGCGGTCTCGGCCAGCTCCGCCAGCTGCGCGGCGTCCTGCTCGATCCAGCGCCGCAGCTCCGGCGTCGGCGTGCGCGGGGTGTCCCGCAACGCCTCCACCAGCTGCGGCACGATGGCCCGCAGGTCGCCGACGAGCGGCACGTCGATCGGGCGGTTCACGCCGATGGCCGCTGGATCCTGTTCGATCAGAATCCATTTCCGGTTCGCCTCGTTGGCCACCCAGTGCCGTCCGCGCCCGAAGTGCACCGGTTCGCCGAGTTCGGTGCCGATGGCCAGCACCAGATCCGACTGCACCACCGCCTCCAGCCCGGCCTTGGAGAAGCCGTACGCGAAGGTGCGATCCTCCAGCCCCTTGATGTAGGAGGTGCCGCCGGAGGTCTGCAGCACCGGGCCCGCGACCAGATCGGCCAGCGCTTTCACCGACTCCCCGGCCCGCGCGGTGTGCACGCCGTGCCCGACCAGCAGGATGGGCTGCTTCGCCGCCTGGATGTATGCCACCGCCTCGGCCACCTTGTCGGGACCGGCGGTCTGGCCGACGAGCCGATAAGCCCTGGGCGGCAACACCGGTGGCGCGTCGAGTTCGGCGGTGATCACGTGCGACGGATACTCGATGTACACCGGTCCCGGCGTGCCCGACAGCGCCTTGCGCAGGCCCTCGCGGATGATCTCGTCGGTCTGGTCCGCGTATTCGATACTGGCGCTGTATTTCACCGAGTTCTCGATCAGCGGCGCCTGCTGCACGAACTGGATCCGGCCGCGGCGTACCCGTTGCTCGGTGATCCGGGCGCGCTGCCCGCCGAGGAATACGATGGGGGAGTTCTCCACCTTGGCGCACATCACCGAACCGGCCAGGTTCGCGATGCCCGGGCCGAGCGTGGCGATGGCCAGCGCGGCCTTGCCGGTCATCCGCGACACCGCCTCCGCCATGAAACCGGCGGACTCCTCGTGGTGCGGCGCGACCACATTCCAGCCGCGCTCCTCGGCGAGATGGAACAGGTGCACGAAGTTCGGATCGGGGATACCGAAGATCGTGCTGATGCCCTCGGCCTCGAAGAGGTCGAGAATGCGTTCGTAGACCTTGACTGCCATGCCTGTCCTCACTTCCCTGCCCTGGCCATCGCGAAGCTTCTGCCGATGTGGTCGGCATGGGCCGACGCGGGCGGCAGGATCCAGGAGTTGTCGGTATTGCGAATCTCGTCGATGCGCGCGGCGACCTCGCCGACGGTCCACGAGGGCTGATACACGCCCGGCGTCTCGGCGATATAGGCCCGCGCCAGCCGGCCCGCGATCGACACCAGCAATTCGCCACTGAGCGTGCAGGTTTCGTGCGCCAGGTAGCCGACGGCGGGTGCCACGAGTTCCGGCCGCATGTCCGGATAGGCCGAGGTGTCGATGCCCGCGGCCATCCGGGTGAGCGCCGAGGGCACGATGACGTTGGATTTGACGCCCACGTCGGCGCCCTCCAGCGCGACCACGCTGGACAGTCCGATCACCCCGGCCTTGGCGACGGCGTAGTTGGCCACCGCCTTGTTGCCGTAGAGGCCGCCGATGGAGGAGGTCAGCACCACCCGCCCGTACCCGGCCTTGCTCATCACCGGGAAACCGGCGCGCACCACGTGGAAGGCGCCGCGCAGATGCACGTCCACGACGGCCTCGAAATCCTCGTAGCTCAGCTCGGTCAGCGATCCGTAGCGGACGTTGCCCGCGTTGTGGATCAGGATGTCGAGGCGGCCGAAATGGTCCAGGGCCGATTCGACGATCGCCCGCCCGCCCGCCGCCGTGGCCACCGAGTCGGTGTTGGCCACCGCCTCGCCCCCGGCGTCCTTGATCGCCCGGGCCGCCGCCGCGGCCACATCGGCCTCGAAGACGTCGCCGCGGGTGGTGCCGCCGACGTCGTTGACGACCACCTTCGCGCCCAGGGCGGCAAGGAGTTCGGCGTAGGCGCGGCCCAATCCCCGTCCGGCGCCGGTGATCACGGCGACGCGATCGTCGAATCTCAGTTCAGGCACGGTGTTCGGTCCTCTCCGGCTGGACGTATCACTTTTTCAAGGTCAAGCCCGCCAGGTCGCCCGCGTCTCGCCAGCCCTGCAACATTTCCTCGAGCACGTAGAAGCCGCCCCAGAACGGGTCGCCGAGGAACGAGCGCCCGTTCGGCTCGCCCTCGCTGTTGTAGTAGCCGGGCGTGCACTCCGAGACGAAGGTGCTGTTGTCGACGGTGTTCGCGCGGATGGTCTGTACCCAGCCGGCCTCGGCGTCGGCGGTGGGTTCCACCACGGTGGCGCCGCGCTGCTGGGCCTGCTCGACGATGTAGGCGATGTGGTCGGCCTGCTGCTCGAACATCAGGGTGGTGGCCGCGGTGACGCCGCCCTGGATGAACCCGGTGAAGTAGATGTTCGGGAACCCGTGCGTGGTGATGCCGTGCAGCGTCCGGAAACCCTTGCCCCAGTGTTCGTAGAGCGAGCGGCCGCCGCGGCCGGTGAACGGCTCGATGTCGTACTGGCGGTCCAGGGAGGTGGTGATCTCGAAGCCGCTGGCGAAGATGATGCAGTCGACCTCGTGCTCGACGCCGTGGGCGAGGATGCCCTGCGCGGTGATGCGCTCGACGCCCTTGGTGTCGGAGACGTCGACCAGCGTCACGTTGGGGCGGTTGAAGGTCGGCAGGTACTCGTCGTTGAAGACCGGCCGCTTGCACATGTTGCGGTAGTAGGGCTTGAGCTTCTCGGCCGTCTCCGGATCCTCGACGATCTCCTCGACCCGCCGCCGCAGCCGCTCCATCGCCCGGTAGTCCTCGATCTCCTTGAGCTCCAGGAACTTCGCCGGATCGGCGAGCGCGGCCCAGCCGCCCGTCGCGTTCAGCTTCGCGGCCAGGTTGCGCGCGACCTCGGTCCAGCCGTCGCAGATGAGGTCCGGCTCGCCGGGGCTGTAGAACGCGAAGGCGGCGTTGTGGAAGTTGCGCTGCCGCTCCGCCCGCCAGCCCGGCCGCAGCGACTTCACCCATTCCGGGTCGGTGGGGTAGTTGTCGCGTTCGAAGATGTAGGACGGGGTGCGCTGGAAGACGGTGAGATGCTTCGCATCCCGGGCCAGATGCGGAATCGCCTGCACGGCAGTCGATCCCGTGCCTATGATGGCGACCTTCTTGTCGGCGAGGCGGTCCAGGCCGCCGTGCAGGTTCCCGCCGGTGTACTCGTAGTCCCAGCGTGCGGTGTGGAAGGTGTGGCCCCGGAAGTCCTTGATGCCGGGGATACCGGGCAATTTCGGCCGGTTGTAGGGACCTTGGCACATCACCACGAAGCGGGCGCGGATATCGTCGCCCCGGTTGGTGCCGATCCGCCAGCGCTCGATCTCCTCGTCCCATTCCAGCGAACGGGTCAGGGTATGGAAGATCGCCTTGTCGTAGAGGCCGAAATGCTTCCCGATGCGCTGGGCGTGTTCGTAGTTCTCGTCGCCGTGGGTGAACTTCTCGGTCGGCATGTAGCCGGTTTCCTCGAGCAACGGCAGATAGGTGTACGCGTCCGAGTCGACCTGGATCCCCGGATAGCGATTCCAGTACCAGACCCCGCCGAAATCGCCGCCCAGCTCCACGATCCGGAAATCCGTGACACCCGCACGCAGCAGCCGGTGGGCGGTGATGAGCCCCGCGAAACCGCCGCCCAGAACGACGACCTCGATATCGGCCGAGATCGGGGCGCGCGGCACCACGGGCAGATGCGGATCGCGTTCGTAGAATTCCGCGAACTCGTCCTCGGCCTCGAGGTACTGCTGCTGGCCGTCGGGCCGGAGCCGCTTGTCCCGCTCCGCCAGGTATTTGCGGCGCAACGCCTCCCTGTCGACGTCGGGCGTTACCGTGGGCTCGCAGTGTCGCATTCGGATGTCCTAGATCTCTTGCTCGAAATTCGTGGGTGGGATGCCACGGTCAGGTCAGCTCGCGGGGCTCGCCGGCGCCCATGTACGAGGCGAGGTTGTGATGCAGGTTGACGATGCTGCGTTCGCGGTACGGGTTGGGCTTGGCGCCGCTGAAGCCGCGCGACTTCAAACCCTTCTGCACCGCGGCCATGTTCGAGAAGTCCTGCGGCAGCACGGTTCTCCAGTTCGGATCGCCCTCGGGCGTGTACTCCCACGCGGTCTCCGGTTCCTCGCCGGGCGGGAACAGCTCGAACACCGCCGCCTCGAAGATGCACTTGTCCGGGTCGTAGCCGTAGGGCCGGAACCGATAGCACAGCATGTTGTTGAGCGCGTGGCCGATCTGGAAGTTGGGGAAGATCTGCCAGGCGGTGCCGGCCCGGGCGACGATATCGGGATCGACCTTCGGCCAGACCACTCCGCGCGCCTCGTCCTCGGCGCGGGCGGTGTCGAGCCAGTAGCGCAGCACCTCGTTGGCGGGGGTGCCCTCGGGCAGCTCGTCGACCAGCCGGTTCGCGACGTCGACCAGGGTGCGGGTGGTGTTGGTGTTGGCGTTCTCCCAGGTGAAGTTCTGCAGCGTGGCCGT from Nocardia wallacei carries:
- a CDS encoding flavin-containing monooxygenase — protein: MRHCEPTVTPDVDREALRRKYLAERDKRLRPDGQQQYLEAEDEFAEFYERDPHLPVVPRAPISADIEVVVLGGGFAGLITAHRLLRAGVTDFRIVELGGDFGGVWYWNRYPGIQVDSDAYTYLPLLEETGYMPTEKFTHGDENYEHAQRIGKHFGLYDKAIFHTLTRSLEWDEEIERWRIGTNRGDDIRARFVVMCQGPYNRPKLPGIPGIKDFRGHTFHTARWDYEYTGGNLHGGLDRLADKKVAIIGTGSTAVQAIPHLARDAKHLTVFQRTPSYIFERDNYPTDPEWVKSLRPGWRAERQRNFHNAAFAFYSPGEPDLICDGWTEVARNLAAKLNATGGWAALADPAKFLELKEIEDYRAMERLRRRVEEIVEDPETAEKLKPYYRNMCKRPVFNDEYLPTFNRPNVTLVDVSDTKGVERITAQGILAHGVEHEVDCIIFASGFEITTSLDRQYDIEPFTGRGGRSLYEHWGKGFRTLHGITTHGFPNIYFTGFIQGGVTAATTLMFEQQADHIAYIVEQAQQRGATVVEPTADAEAGWVQTIRANTVDNSTFVSECTPGYYNSEGEPNGRSFLGDPFWGGFYVLEEMLQGWRDAGDLAGLTLKK
- a CDS encoding SDR family NAD(P)-dependent oxidoreductase, translated to MPELRFDDRVAVITGAGRGLGRAYAELLAALGAKVVVNDVGGTTRGDVFEADVAAAAARAIKDAGGEAVANTDSVATAAGGRAIVESALDHFGRLDILIHNAGNVRYGSLTELSYEDFEAVVDVHLRGAFHVVRAGFPVMSKAGYGRVVLTSSIGGLYGNKAVANYAVAKAGVIGLSSVVALEGADVGVKSNVIVPSALTRMAAGIDTSAYPDMRPELVAPAVGYLAHETCTLSGELLVSIAGRLARAYIAETPGVYQPSWTVGEVAARIDEIRNTDNSWILPPASAHADHIGRSFAMARAGK
- a CDS encoding aldehyde dehydrogenase family protein, coding for MREYSKFYIGGKWTDPAAAQTFDVVNPATEEIAGRVARGSAADVDLAVAAARQAFPAWAATPVVDRLAVLRAIGAEYDRRRGDLAAALTEEMGAPAALAGGFQVDLGAGHLATVLEVLENYSFEQPRGATLIVKEPIGVCGLITPWNWPLNQIAVKVFPALAAGCAVVLKPSEQSPFSGQIFAEILDAAGVPAGVFNLVQGDGPSVGAPLSAHPGVDLISFTGSTRAGIEIARSAAPTVKRVTQELGGKSPNIVLDDARLAANVGSAVATLMNNSGQTCSALSRMLVPRTRMDDAVAAARDAASQLSVGDPTGDVALGPVVSGAQFDKIQALIQKGIDEGATLVTGGTGRPEGLTKGYYVKPTVFANVTNDMTIAREEIFGPVLTILGYDDLDQAVEIANDTEYGLAANVAGADLDQARAVARRISAGWVTVNDAFDFRAPFGGYRKSGNGREWGQDGFEEYLETKAILGYAAE
- a CDS encoding thiamine pyrophosphate-binding protein — protein: MAVKVYERILDLFEAEGISTIFGIPDPNFVHLFHLAEERGWNVVAPHHEESAGFMAEAVSRMTGKAALAIATLGPGIANLAGSVMCAKVENSPIVFLGGQRARITEQRVRRGRIQFVQQAPLIENSVKYSASIEYADQTDEIIREGLRKALSGTPGPVYIEYPSHVITAELDAPPVLPPRAYRLVGQTAGPDKVAEAVAYIQAAKQPILLVGHGVHTARAGESVKALADLVAGPVLQTSGGTSYIKGLEDRTFAYGFSKAGLEAVVQSDLVLAIGTELGEPVHFGRGRHWVANEANRKWILIEQDPAAIGVNRPIDVPLVGDLRAIVPQLVEALRDTPRTPTPELRRWIEQDAAQLAELAETAPAGASPVHPARMIVEATKAFPPDGIMVRDGGATTIFGWTYSQAKPHDVIWNQNFGHLGTGLPYAVGASVADGGKRPVMLVTGDSSFQFQIAELETAARLNLPLVCVVGVDYAWGLEVGVYKRTFGHGSLETGVHWSKDVRLDKVAEGFGCYGEYVERDEDIAPAIKRAYASGKPGVVHVAVDPKANSEEMPSYDEFRTWYAEGQQ